DNA from Flavobacteriales bacterium:
GCGGCGGGTACTGTGCTCCAGCAGGGTGTCGAGGCGCTTGGTGAGGTCGTGCAGGTCGTGGGTCATCTGGCGGAAGCTCTTCGCCTCGGGCGTTCCGCCGGGGATGTCCTCGAGTTCATCGAGCAGGCGGATGAGCGGTTCCAGCTCCCGCTTCTTGCGCTCGCGGGTGATGTGCGTGGCCACCTTCCAGACGTCCTTCTCGGCCTCGAAGTACTCCCGGCGCTCGCCTGGCTTGAGCACCCGGCGCACCAGGCTCCAATCGATCAGCGCCCGCAGGTTCATGTTGGCGTTGCCGCGGCTGATGTTGAGCTGCTCCATCACGTCCTCGGTGCTCAATGGCTCGTGGCTGATGAGCAGCAGCGCATGCACCTGCGCCATGCTCCGGTTGATGCCCCAAGCGCTTCCGAAGGCCCCCCAGGCCTCGATGAACCGGTCCTTCGCTTCCCGGATGCTCATCGCGTTCATGGGGGCGAAGGTATAGCGCCTTTTGTCATACTTTCAAATATTATTGAAATATGATTCAGCTGGTGCAACGGGCGCCGCTGGATAAGGGCTTGCCCCGCTGGATCAGATGACATGGTGCAAGGCCCCGTGAAGCGGCACTTTTCGGGCTGATGAGAAGCCCCCTGCCCGCCGAGCGCACCCTGCGCGCGTCCTGGATCGCCGCGCTCCT
Protein-coding regions in this window:
- a CDS encoding transcriptional regulator, producing MNAMSIREAKDRFIEAWGAFGSAWGINRSMAQVHALLLISHEPLSTEDVMEQLNISRGNANMNLRALIDWSLVRRVLKPGERREYFEAEKDVWKVATHITRERKKRELEPLIRLLDELEDIPGGTPEAKSFRQMTHDLHDLTKRLDTLLEHSTRRDVQWFVKAATTLLK